The Tachyglossus aculeatus isolate mTacAcu1 chromosome 4, mTacAcu1.pri, whole genome shotgun sequence genome contains a region encoding:
- the LOC119927328 gene encoding LOW QUALITY PROTEIN: epiplakin-like (The sequence of the model RefSeq protein was modified relative to this genomic sequence to represent the inferred CDS: deleted 1 base in 1 codon) — MNGTVKAAVNGARIDGDAASTVNGTEGKKPLKAEMKKSLGAATMEVAVGRFKGRRVPVWDVLSSSYLDEAGRRDLLERFRSGALTLAALTAALTAAVEETERKAGKVSFRGLRRQVSASQLCDSKIISVETLRDLAEGTKTLKQVTEMDSVRRYLEGTSCIAGVLVPSRADPAKREKMSIYQAMWKGILRPGTALVLLEAQAATGFVIDPLENRRLSVEEAVAAGLVGGELREKLLSAERAVTGYTDPYTGEPLSLFQAMKKDLIVKDHGVRLLEAQIATGGVVDPVHSHRVPVEVAYQRGYFDEEMSRILADPADDTKGFFDPNTHENLTYLQLLRRCVRDPDTGLSMLQLAAPGSAVFQLGEQARTALQAAPAAGSAALFQGQAVSLWELLFSSYVSEARRQELLGGYQAGTLGLEELGAALAALAAEAAARPGEREGRAAEPPARPTAREALGAATMEVRRGPLRGPAVSVWRVLSSDYLREPERQELLDGFGSGALTLPALTRRLADVVEEAEEGRAGPGPDAEAEAAPRAGPGPDAEAALRAATMELAVGRFKGRRVPVWDVLSSSYLDEAGRRDLLERFRSGALTLAALTAALTAAVEETERKAGKVSFRGLRRQVSASQLCDSKIISVETLRDLAEGTKTLKQVTEMDSVRRYLEGTSCIAGVLVPSRADPAKREKMSIYQAMWKGILRPGTALVLLEAQAATGFVIDPLENRRLSVEEAVAAGLVGGELREKLLSAERAVTGYTDPYTGEPLSLFQAMKKDLIVKDHGVRLLEAQIATGGVVDPVHSHRVPVEVAYQRGYFDEEMSRILADPADDTKGFFDPNTHENLTYLQLLRRCVRDPDTGLSMLQLAAPGSAVFQLGEQARTALQAAPAAGSAALFQGQAVSLWELLFSSYVSEARRQELLGGYQAGTLGLEELGAALAALAAEAAARPGEREGRAAEPPARPTAREALGAATMEVRRGPLRGPAVSVWRVLSSDYLREPERQELLDGFGSGALTLPALTRRLADVVEEAEEGRAGPGPDAEAEAAPRAGPGPDAEAALRAATMELAVGRFKVRGVPVWDVLSSSYLDEAGRRDLLERFRSGALTLAALTAALTAAVEETERKAGKVSFRGLRRQVSASQLCDSKIISVETLRDLAEGTKTLKQVTEMDSVRRYLEGTSCIAGVLVPSRADPAKREKMSIYQAMWKGILRPGTALVLLEAQAATGFVIDPLENRRLSVEEAVAAGLVGGELREKLLSAERAVTGYTDPYTGEPLSLFQAMKKDLIVKDHGVRLLEAQIATGGVVDPVHSHRVPVEVAYQRGYFDEEMSRILADPADDTKGFFDPNTHENLTYLQLLRRCVRDPDTGLSMLQLAAPGSAVFQLGEQARTALQAAPAAGSAALFQGQAVSLWELLFSSYVSEARRQELLGGYQAGTLGLEELGAALAALAAEAAARPGEREGRAAEPPARPTAREALGAATMEVRRGPLRGPAVSVWRVLSSDYLREPERQELLDGFGSGALTLPALTRRLADVVEEAEEGRAGPGPDAEAEAAPRAGPGPDAEAALRAATMELAVGRFKGRRVPVWDVLSSSYLDEAGRRDLLERFRSGALTLAALTAALTAAVEETERKAGKVSFRGLRRQVSASQLCDSKIISVETLRDLAEGTKTLKQVTEMDSVRRYLEGTSCIAGVLVPSRADPAKREKMSIYQAMWKGILRPGTALVLLEAQAATGFVIDPLENRRLSVEEAVAAGLVGGELREKLLSAERAVTGYTDPYTGEPLSLFQAMKKDLIVKDHGVRLLEAQIATGGVVDPVHSHRVPVEVAYQRGYFDEEMSRILADPADDTKGFFDPNTHENLTYLQLLRRCVRDPDTGLSMLQLAAPGSAVFQLGEQARTALQAAPAAGSAALFQGQAVSLWELLFSSYVSEARRQELLGGYQAGTLGLEELGAALAALAAEAAARPGEREGRAAEPPARPTAREALGAATMEVRRGPLRGPAVSVWRVLSSDYLREPERQELLDGFGSGALTLPALTRRLADVVEEAEEGRAGPGPDAEAEAAPRAGPGPDAEAALRAATMELAVGRFKGRRVPVWDVLSSSYLDEAGRRDLLERFRSGALTLAALTAALTAAVEETERKAGKVSFRGLRRQVSASQLCDSKIISVETLRDLAEGTKTLKQVTEMDSVRRYLEGTSCIAGVLVPSRADPAKREKMSIYQAMWKGILRPGTALVLLEAQAATGFVIDPLENRRLSVEEAVAAGLVGGELREKLLSAERAVTGYTDPYTGEPLSLFQAMKKDLIVKDHGVRLLEAQIATGGVVDPVHSHRVPVEVAYQRGYFDEEMSRILADPADDTKGFFDPNTHENLTYLQLLRRCVRDPDTGLSMLQLAAPGSAVFQLGEQARTALQAAPAAGSAALFQGQAVSLWELLFSSYVSEARRQELLGGYQAGTLGLEELGAALAALAAEAAARPGEREGRAAEPPARPTAREALGAATMEVRRGPLRGPAVSVWRVLSSDYLREPERQELLDGFGSGALTLPALTRRLADVVEEAEEGRAGPGPDAEAEAAPRAGPGPDAEAALRAATMELAVGRFKGRRVPVWDVLSSSYLDEAGRRDLLERFRSGALTLAALTAALTAAVEETERKAGKVSFRGLRRQVSASQLCDSKIISVETLRDLAEGTKTLKQVTEMDSVRRYLEGTSCIAGVLVPSRADPAKREKMSIYQAMWKGILRPGTALVLLEAQAATGFVIDPLENRRLSVEEAVAAGLVGGELREKLLSAERAVTGYTDPYTGEPLSLFQAMKKDLIVKDHGVRLLEAQIATGGVVDPVHSHRVPVEVAYQRGYFDEEMSRILADPADDTKGFFDPNTHENLTYLQLLRRCLPDPGTGLLFLSLE; from the exons ATGAATGGCACTGTGAAAGCGGCAGTGAATGGCGCGAGAATTGATGGAGATGCTGCCAGCACAGTTAACGGCACTGAGGGAAAAAAGCCCCTGAAGGCAGAAATGAAGAAGTCGCTAGGGGCCGCCACCATGGAGGTCGCCGTGGGCCGCTTTAAGGGGCGGCGGGTCCCGGTGTGGGACGTCCTCTCCTCCAGCTACCTGGACGAGGCCGGGCGGCGGGACCTGCTGGAGCGGTTCCGCTCGGGGGCCCTGaccctggcggccctgacggccGCCCTGACGGCCGCCGTGGAGGAGACGGAGCGGAAGGCCGGCAAGGTCTCCTTCCGGGGCCTCCGGCGCCAGGTGTCGGCCTCGCAGCTGTGCGACTCCAAGATCATCAGCGTGGAGACCCTGCGGGACCTGGCCGAGGGGACCAAGACCCTGAAGCAGGTCACGGAGATGGACTCGGTCCGGCGGTACCTGGAGGGGACCAGCTGCATCGCCGGGGTCCTGGTGCCCTCCCGGGCGGACCCGGCCAAGCGGGAGAAGATGAGCATCTACCAGGCCATGTGGAAGGGCATCCTGCGGCCCGGCACGGCCCTGGTGCTCCTGGAGGCCCAGGCGGCCACGGGCTTCGTCATCGACCCGCTGGAGAACCGGCGGCTCTCCGTGGAGGAGGCCGTGGCCGCGGGCCTGGTGGGCGGGGAGCTCCGCGAGAAGCTGCTGTCGGCCGAGCGGGCCGTGACCGGCTACACGGACCCCTACACCGGCgagcccctctccctcttccaggcCATGAAGAAGGACCTGATCGTCAAGGACCACGGCGTGCGGCTGCTGGAGGCCCAGATCGCCACGGGCGGCGTGGTCGACCCCGTGCACAGCCACCGCGTCCCCGTGGAGGTGGCCTACCAGCGCGGCTACTTCGACGAGGAGATGAGCCGGATCCTGGCCGACCCGGCGGACGACACCAAGGGCTTCTTCGACCCCAACACCCACGAGAACCTCACCTACCTGCAGCTGCTGCGCCGCTGCGTGCGCGACCCGGACACCGGGCTCTCCATGCTGCAGCTGGCCGCCCCGGGCTCCGCCGTCTTCCAGCTGGGCGAGCAGGCCCGCACGGCCCTGCAGGCCGCCCCGGCCGCCGGCAGCGCGGCCCTCTTCCAGGGCCAGGCCGTCTCCCTGTGGGAGCTCCTCTTCTCCAGCTACGTCAGCGAGGCCCGGCGGCAGGAGCTGCTCGGGGGCTACCAGGCGGGGACcctgggcctggaggagctgggcGCCGCCCTGGCCGCCCTGGCCGCCGAGGCCGCGGCCCGCCCCGGGGAGCGGGAGGGCCGGGCGGccgagcccccggcccggcccacgGCGCGGGAGGCCCTGGGGGCCGCCACCATGGAGGTCAGGCGCGGGCCGCTCCGGGGCCCGGCGGTCAGCGTGTGGCGGGTCCTCAGCTCCGACTACCTGCGGGAGCCCGAGAGGCAGGAGCTCCTGGACGGGTTCGGCTCCGGCGCCCTGACCCTGCCGGCCCTGACCCGCCGGCTGGCCGACGTCGtcgaggaggccgaggaggggcGGGCCGGCCCGGGGCCCGACGCCGAGGCCGAGGCCGCCCCGCGGGCCGGCCCGGGACCCGACGCCGAGGCCGCCCTGCGGGCCGCCACCATGGAGCTCGCCGTGGGCCGCTTTAAGGGGCGGCGGGTCCCGGTGTGGGACGTCCTCTCCTCCAGCTACCTGGACGAGGCCGGGCGGCGGGACCTGCTGGAGCGGTTCCGCTCGGGGGCCCTGaccctggcggccctgacggccGCCCTGACGGCCGCCGTGGAGGAGACGGAGCGGAAGGCCGGCAAGGTCTCCTTCCGGGGCCTCCGGCGCCAGGTGTCGGCCTCGCAGCTGTGCGACTCCAAGATCATCAGCGTGGAGACCCTGCGGGACCTGGCCGAGGGGACCAAGACCCTGAAGCAGGTCACGGAGATGGACTCGGTCCGGCGGTACCTGGAGGGGACCAGCTGCATCGCCGGGGTCCTGGTGCCCTCCCGGGCGGACCCGGCCAAGCGGGAGAAGATGAGCATCTACCAGGCCATGTGGAAGGGCATCCTGCGGCCCGGCACGGCCCTGGTGCTCCTGGAGGCCCAGGCGGCCACGGGCTTCGTCATCGACCCGCTGGAGAACCGGCGGCTCTCCGTGGAGGAGGCCGTGGCCGCGGGCCTGGTGGGCGGGGAGCTCCGCGAGAAGCTGCTGTCGGCCGAGCGGGCCGTGACCGGCTACACGGACCCCTACACCGGCgagcccctctccctcttccaggcCATGAAGAAGGACCTGATCGTCAAGGACCACGGCGTGCGGCTGCTGGAGGCCCAGATCGCCACGGGCGGCGTGGTCGACCCCGTGCACAGCCACCGCGTCCCCGTGGAGGTGGCCTACCAGCGCGGCTACTTCGACGAGGAGATGAGCCGGATCCTGGCCGACCCGGCGGACGACACCAAGGGCTTCTTCGACCCCAACACCCACGAGAACCTCACCTACCTGCAGCTGCTGCGCCGCTGCGTGCGCGACCCGGACACCGGGCTCTCCATGCTGCAGCTGGCCGCCCCGGGCTCCGCCGTCTTCCAGCTGGGCGAGCAGGCCCGCACGGCCCTGCAGGCCGCCCCGGCCGCCGGCAGCGCGGCCCTCTTCCAGGGCCAGGCCGTCTCCCTGTGGGAGCTCCTCTTCTCCAGCTACGTCAGCGAGGCCCGGCGGCAGGAGCTGCTCGGGGGCTACCAGGCGGGGACcctgggcctggaggagctgggcGCCGCCCTGGCCGCCCTGGCCGCCGAGGCCGCGGCCCGCCCCGGGGAGCGGGAGGGCCGGGCGGccgagcccccggcccggcccacgGCGCGGGAGGCCCTGGGGGCCGCCACCATGGAGGTCAGGCGCGGGCCGCTCCGGGGCCCGGCGGTCAGCGTGTGGCGGGTCCTCAGCTCCGACTACCTGCGGGAGCCCGAGAGGCAGGAGCTCCTGGACGGGTTCGGCTCCGGCGCCCTGACCCTGCCGGCCCTGACCCGCCGGCTGGCCGACGTCGtcgaggaggccgaggaggggcGGGCCGGCCCGGGGCCCGACGCCGAGGCCGAGGCCGCCCCGCGGGCCGGCCCGGGACCCGACGCCGAGGCCGCCCTGCGGGCCGCCACCATGGAGCTCGCCGTGGGCCGCTTTAAGGTGCGG GGGGTCCCGGTGTGGGACGTCCTCTCCTCCAGCTACCTGGACGAGGCCGGGCGGCGGGACCTGCTGGAGCGGTTCCGCTCGGGGGCCCTGaccctggcggccctgacggccGCCCTGACGGCCGCCGTGGAGGAGACGGAGCGGAAGGCCGGCAAGGTCTCCTTCCGGGGCCTCCGGCGCCAGGTGTCGGCCTCGCAGCTGTGCGACTCCAAGATCATCAGCGTGGAGACCCTGCGGGACCTGGCCGAGGGGACCAAGACCCTGAAGCAGGTCACGGAGATGGACTCGGTCCGGCGGTACCTGGAGGGGACCAGCTGCATCGCCGGGGTCCTGGTGCCCTCCCGGGCGGACCCGGCCAAGCGGGAGAAGATGAGCATCTACCAGGCCATGTGGAAGGGCATCCTGCGGCCCGGCACGGCCCTGGTGCTCCTGGAGGCCCAGGCGGCCACGGGCTTCGTCATCGACCCGCTGGAGAACCGGCGGCTCTCCGTGGAGGAGGCCGTGGCCGCGGGCCTGGTGGGCGGGGAGCTCCGCGAGAAGCTGCTGTCGGCCGAGCGGGCCGTGACCGGCTACACGGACCCCTACACCGGCgagcccctctccctcttccaggcCATGAAGAAGGACCTGATCGTCAAGGACCACGGCGTGCGGCTGCTGGAGGCCCAGATCGCCACGGGCGGCGTGGTCGACCCCGTGCACAGCCACCGCGTCCCCGTGGAGGTGGCCTACCAGCGCGGCTACTTCGACGAGGAGATGAGCCGGATCCTGGCCGACCCGGCGGACGACACCAAGGGCTTCTTCGACCCCAACACCCACGAGAACCTCACCTACCTGCAGCTGCTGCGCCGCTGCGTGCGCGACCCGGACACCGGGCTCTCCATGCTGCAGCTGGCCGCCCCGGGCTCCGCCGTCTTCCAGCTGGGCGAGCAGGCCCGCACGGCCCTGCAGGCCGCCCCGGCCGCCGGCAGCGCGGCCCTCTTCCAGGGCCAGGCCGTCTCCCTGTGGGAGCTCCTCTTCTCCAGCTACGTCAGCGAGGCCCGGCGGCAGGAGCTGCTCGGGGGCTACCAGGCGGGGACcctgggcctggaggagctgggcGCCGCCCTGGCCGCCCTGGCCGCCGAGGCCGCGGCCCGCCCCGGGGAGCGGGAGGGCCGGGCGGccgagcccccggcccggcccacgGCGCGGGAGGCCCTGGGGGCCGCCACCATGGAGGTCAGGCGCGGGCCGCTCCGGGGCCCGGCGGTCAGCGTGTGGCGGGTCCTCAGCTCCGACTACCTGCGGGAGCCCGAGAGGCAGGAGCTCCTGGACGGGTTCGGCTCCGGCGCCCTGACCCTGCCGGCCCTGACCCGCCGGCTGGCCGACGTCGtcgaggaggccgaggaggggcGGGCCGGCCCGGGGCCCGACGCCGAGGCCGAGGCCGCCCCGCGGGCCGGCCCGGGACCCGACGCCGAGGCCGCCCTGCGGGCCGCCACCATGGAGCTCGCCGTGGGCCGCTTTAAGGGGCGGCGGGTCCCGGTGTGGGACGTCCTCTCCTCCAGCTACCTGGACGAGGCCGGGCGGCGGGACCTGCTGGAGCGGTTCCGCTCGGGGGCCCTGaccctggcggccctgacggccGCCCTGACGGCCGCCGTGGAGGAGACGGAGCGGAAGGCCGGCAAGGTCTCCTTCCGGGGCCTCCGGCGCCAGGTGTCGGCCTCGCAGCTGTGCGACTCCAAGATCATCAGCGTGGAGACCCTGCGGGACCTGGCCGAGGGGACCAAGACCCTGAAGCAGGTCACGGAGATGGACTCGGTCCGGCGGTACCTGGAGGGGACCAGCTGCATCGCCGGGGTCCTGGTGCCCTCCCGGGCGGACCCGGCCAAGCGGGAGAAGATGAGCATCTACCAGGCCATGTGGAAGGGCATCCTGCGGCCCGGCACGGCCCTGGTGCTCCTGGAGGCCCAGGCGGCCACGGGCTTCGTCATCGACCCGCTGGAGAACCGGCGGCTCTCCGTGGAGGAGGCCGTGGCCGCGGGCCTGGTGGGCGGGGAGCTCCGCGAGAAGCTGCTGTCGGCCGAGCGGGCCGTGACCGGCTACACGGACCCCTACACCGGCgagcccctctccctcttccaggcCATGAAGAAGGACCTGATCGTCAAGGACCACGGCGTGCGGCTGCTGGAGGCCCAGATCGCCACGGGCGGCGTGGTCGACCCCGTGCACAGCCACCGCGTCCCCGTGGAGGTGGCCTACCAGCGCGGCTACTTCGACGAGGAGATGAGCCGGATCCTGGCCGACCCGGCGGACGACACCAAGGGCTTCTTCGACCCCAACACCCACGAGAACCTCACCTACCTGCAGCTGCTGCGCCGCTGCGTGCGCGACCCGGACACCGGGCTCTCCATGCTGCAGCTGGCCGCCCCGGGCTCCGCCGTCTTCCAGCTGGGCGAGCAGGCCCGCACGGCCCTGCAGGCCGCCCCGGCCGCCGGCAGCGCGGCCCTCTTCCAGGGCCAGGCCGTCTCCCTGTGGGAGCTCCTCTTCTCCAGCTACGTCAGCGAGGCCCGGCGGCAGGAGCTGCTCGGGGGCTACCAGGCGGGGACcctgggcctggaggagctgggcGCCGCCCTGGCCGCCCTGGCCGCCGAGGCCGCGGCCCGCCCCGGGGAGCGGGAGGGCCGGGCGGccgagcccccggcccggcccacgGCGCGGGAGGCCCTGGGGGCCGCCACCATGGAGGTCAGGCGCGGGCCGCTCCGGGGCCCGGCGGTCAGCGTGTGGCGGGTCCTCAGCTCCGACTACCTGCGGGAGCCCGAGAGGCAGGAGCTCCTGGACGGGTTCGGCTCCGGCGCCCTGACCCTGCCGGCCCTGACCCGCCGGCTGGCCGACGTCGtcgaggaggccgaggaggggcGGGCCGGCCCGGGGCCCGACGCCGAGGCCGAGGCCGCCCCGCGGGCCGGCCCGGGACCCGACGCCGAGGCCGCCCTGCGGGCCGCCACCATGGAGCTCGCCGTGGGCCGCTTTAAGGGGCGGCGGGTCCCGGTGTGGGACGTCCTCTCCTCCAGCTACCTGGACGAGGCCGGGCGGCGGGACCTGCTGGAGCGGTTCCGCTCGGGGGCCCTGaccctggcggccctgacggccGCCCTGACGGCCGCCGTGGAGGAGACGGAGCGGAAGGCCGGCAAGGTCTCCTTCCGGGGCCTCCGGCGCCAGGTGTCGGCCTCGCAGCTGTGCGACTCCAAGATCATCAGCGTGGAGACCCTGCGGGACCTGGCCGAGGGGACCAAGACCCTGAAGCAGGTCACGGAGATGGACTCGGTCCGGCGGTACCTGGAGGGGACCAGCTGCATCGCCGGGGTCCTGGTGCCCTCCCGGGCGGACCCGGCCAAGCGGGAGAAGATGAGCATCTACCAGGCCATGTGGAAGGGCATCCTGCGGCCCGGCACGGCCCTGGTGCTCCTGGAGGCCCAGGCGGCCACGGGCTTCGTCATCGACCCGCTGGAGAACCGGCGGCTCTCCGTGGAGGAGGCCGTGGCCGCGGGCCTGGTGGGCGGGGAGCTCCGCGAGAAGCTGCTGTCGGCCGAGCGGGCCGTGACCGGCTACACGGACCCCTACACCGGCgagcccctctccctcttccaggcCATGAAGAAGGACCTGATCGTCAAGGACCACGGCGTGCGGCTGCTGGAGGCCCAGATCGCCACGGGCGGCGTGGTCGACCCCGTGCACAGCCACCGCGTCCCCGTGGAGGTGGCCTACCAGCGCGGCTACTTCGACGAGGAGATGAGCCGGATCCTGGCCGACCCGGCGGACGACACCAAGGGCTTCTTCGACCCCAACACCCACGAGAACCTCACCTACCTGCAGCTGCTGCGCCGCTGCGTGCGCGACCCGGACACCGGGCTCTCCATGCTGCAGCTGGCCGCCCCGGGCTCCGCCGTCTTCCAGCTGGGCGAGCAGGCCCGCACGGCCCTGCAGGCCGCCCCGGCCGCCGGCAGCGCGGCCCTCTTCCAGGGCCAGGCCGTCTCCCTGTGGGAGCTCCTCTTCTCCAGCTACGTCAGCGAGGCCCGGCGGCAGGAGCTGCTCGGGGGCTACCAGGCGGGGACcctgggcctggaggagctgggcGCCGCCCTGGCCGCCCTGGCCGCCGAGGCCGCGGCCCGCCCCGGGGAGCGGGAGGGCCGGGCGGccgagcccccggcccggcccacgGCGCGGGAGGCCCTGGGGGCCGCCACCATGGAGGTCAGGCGCGGGCCGCTCCGGGGCCCGGCGGTCAGCGTGTGGCGGGTCCTCAGCTCCGACTACCTGCGGGAGCCCGAGAGGCAGGAGCTCCTGGACGGGTTCGGCTCCGGCGCCCTGACCCTGCCGGCCCTGACCCGCCGGCTGGCCGACGTCGtcgaggaggccgaggaggggcGGGCCGGCCCGGGGCCCGACGCCGAGGCCGAGGCCGCCCCGCGGGCCGGCCCGGGACCCGACGCCGAGGCCGCCCTGCGGGCCGCCACCATGGAGCTCGCCGTGGGCCGCTTTAAGGGGCGGCGGGTCCCGGTGTGGGACGTCCTCTCCTCCAGCTACCTGGACGAGGCCGGGCGGCGGGACCTGCTGGAGCGGTTCCGCTCGGGGGCCCTGaccctggcggccctgacggccGCCCTGACGGCCGCCGTGGAGGAGACGGAGCGGAAGGCCGGCAAGGTCTCCTTCCGGGGCCTCCGGCGCCAGGTGTCGGCCTCGCAGCTGTGCGACTCCAAGATCATCAGCGTGGAGACCCTGCGGGACCTGGCCGAGGGGACCAAGACCCTGAAGCAGGTCACGGAGATGGACTCGGTCCGGCGGTACCTGGAGGGGACCAGCTGCATCGCCGGGGTCCTGGTGCCCTCCCGGGCGGACCCGGCCAAGCGGGAGAAGATGAGCATCTACCAGGCCATGTGGAAGGGCATCCTGCGGCCCGGCACGGCCCTGGTGCTCCTGGAGGCCCAGGCGGCCACGGGCTTCGTCATCGACCCGCTGGAGAACCGGCGGCTCTCCGTGGAGGAGGCCGTGGCCGCGGGCCTGGTGGGCGGGGAGCTCCGCGAGAAGCTGCTGTCGGCCGAGCGGGCCGTGACCGGCTACACGGACCCCTACACCGGCgagcccctctccctcttccaggcCATGAAGAAGGACCTGATCGTCAAGGACCACGGCGTGCGGCTGCTGGAGGCCCAGATCGCCACGGGCGGCGTGGTCGACCCCGTGCACAGCCACCGCGTCCCCGTGGAGGTGGCCTACCAGCGCGGCTACTTCGACGAGGAGATGAGCCGGATCCTGGCCGACCCGGCGGACGACACCAAGGGCTTCTTCGACCCCAACACCCACGAGAACCTCACCTACCTGCAGCTGCTGCGCCGCTGCCTCCCTGACCCGGGCACCGGCCTTCTCTTTCTGTCCCTCGAGTGA